The following is a genomic window from Alkaliphilus sp. B6464.
TTAATACCGCCTAATTTCACAACAATTTCCATAAATAATCCAACACCGGTAATAAGTAATATAACACTCCAAGGTATATTTTTAATAGACTGAGCTTCATCAGCAACATTTAGAACCATAAGAATTGATCCTATCAAGAAAGAAGCAAGTCCAACATTTATTTTTAATATTAGCACTATAAACAGCATTGCTAAAACACCTATAATTGTAATGATTTGATTCTTGTTGAACTTAGGTAATTCGCTTGCTTTTAAAATATTTTGATTTTTAGGTTTATATCCTTTATAGTAAACGTAAACAATCACTGAAAGTATAATAGAAGTAAATGTAGCATTTAATAATAATGGCTTAATCACACCAGTAACTCCCTGCTTTGATGCTAAGTCGGCAATAAGAATACCTTCAGGTGTAATGGCCGTCATTCTACCACCGAAGAGGCCAATTACTCCAATTAATCCTAACATAATAGGTTCGACGCCTATTACAAGTGCTAAAGGCACTGAAAACGCAGGCATGATAGCAAGTGCTGGTACAGCACCAGGACCCACCGCTGGAATAATAAATCCAACAATAAATACTACTATTGGTATTAACCATGTTCTTTTTCCAACTACGGATACAATTTTCTTAGCTGATAATTCTAAGGTACCATTAACATTAACTATACTAAATAAATATGTTACACCAGCTAACATAATAAAAAGCGAAGAACTAAAACCTGATATAATTTCTTTGTCTGTAATTCCAGCTAGTCTACCAACTATTAGTGATGCTGCTATAGCCAGTATACCTACATTTGTTTTTCTTAAAAATCCAATAACAATTACTACAAATAGTAAAATCAATGATATTAAGCCCATGTTTTCCACAATTCTTAAACCCCCACTTTAGTTTATTGGTTATATTCGATATCAAAGGTTGAAAAGCCTATTATATTATTCCATTATTTTTTAATTCATCTAATTGCTCTTTGTTTAAGTTCAATATATTTTTATAAACTTCTTCATTATCCTGACCTAATGTAGGTGCTGCCCATTTAATAGTAGGTTTTGTATCAGAAAGTTTCACATGGCATCCATTAACTTTCATATCTCCTATAATTGGGTGATGAACATCAACAAACATTTCCCTTACATTTGCTATATGGTCATCCTCAGTTAATCTCTTCATATCATAGATTGGTGCTGCAGGTACTCCAGCTCCTAATATTGTATCGACTGCTTCATCTATAGTAAAGTTTATTGACCACTGTTCTATTATTTCCTTTAATTCTACATGATTTTGGTTTCTATCCGCCATAGTAGCAAATCTTTCATCTGTGATTAATTCTGGTTTCTTCATCACCTGACATAAAATCTCATACAGCTTTTGGTTTCCACACCCGATAACAAAGAAACCATCTTTAGCTTGGAATGAGTCATAAGGATAGGCAGCTGCATATCTATTTCCAAGTTTTTCTGGTATTTCACCTGAAGCAAAATATCTTTGTGTTCCTGTTTCTAAGCTTGCTACAACTGAATCAACTAATGAAACATCTACCCTTTGTCCTTTTCCTGTAACATGTCTTCCATTAAGAGCTGCTAACACACCAATTGTAAGTGATAGACCACCTAAAACATCTCCCATTGCATTTCCAACTCTTGTAGGATTCCCTCCTGGCCAACCAGAAATAGCCATAAGACCACCCATTGCTTGTGCGATAATATCATATCCTGGTCGGTCTGAATAAGGTCCATAGCTTCCAAATCCTGATACTGCAGCGTAAATAATCTTATCATTCACTTCTGAAAGAACATCATAACCTAAGCCTAACTTATCCATAACTCCTGGCCTATAGTTTTCTACTACTACATCAGCGTTTTTAACCATTTCTAAGAATAATTCTTTACCTTCAGGTTTTTTTAAATTTAATGTGATACCTTTTTTATTTCTGTTTACATTGGCGTAATATAAACTTTCACCATTTTTATATGGTCCAAAGTTTCTCGTGTCATCGCCTTTACCTGGTATTTCTATTTTTATCACCTCGGCTCCCATATCCGCCAACATCATTGTGCAAAATGGTCCTGCCAATACTCGAGTTAAATCTAAAATTTTAATTCCTTCTAATGCTCCTCTGTTTTCCATAATTACCTCCTGAAATTTAGCTATCATTTAATTTTTAGCTTTATATTTTTTACTCATTATTTATTAAAGCAATTTTCATGCCAATATATATTGTATGAATTTTGTTGTTTTTTCAGAAATAATTCTATTTTGAGTATTCTTTTGTTTATTTTTGTATATTTTCGTTTCATTTTGTATTATTTATGGTATGCTTAAACTATACTCTATTCTAAGTAGGTGGGATTATGATAAATATGAATTCAAATAAAAATGATTTTAAAACCAAACTTGATTTAGAAGTATTTAAAACTGTTTTAAATTTTTCTTACAGCGGTATTGTAGTAATTAATAAGGACAAGATTATAGTAAATATAAATAAGTGGGCCGAAGAATTTTTAAATATGCCTATTCCAGAAATGTTATACAAGGAGACAACGGATTTTTTTCCTGATTCTGACTTGGTTAAAGTTTTACAAACTGGGGAAGTACACAAAAACAGACTAGCTATAAGAAATAACAAGAAAATAATTATAAACAGGATTCCTATTTATAGTGATGATGAAATTATAGGAGCAGTAGCATTGTTTCAAGATGTTAATAAAATACAGGAAAATGAAATGGATATCAGAAATAAAATTATAGATACAGGATTTTTTGCTAAATATAATTTTGATGATATTATACACAAGAGCCAAAACATAGCAGACGTAATTAAAATAGCTAAAATCTATGCAAAAACATCATCAGCTATCTTGATAAATGGCGAGAGTGGAACTGGAAAAGAGCTATTTGCACAA
Proteins encoded in this region:
- a CDS encoding SLC13 family permease, coding for MGLISLILLFVVIVIGFLRKTNVGILAIAASLIVGRLAGITDKEIISGFSSSLFIMLAGVTYLFSIVNVNGTLELSAKKIVSVVGKRTWLIPIVVFIVGFIIPAVGPGAVPALAIMPAFSVPLALVIGVEPIMLGLIGVIGLFGGRMTAITPEGILIADLASKQGVTGVIKPLLLNATFTSIILSVIVYVYYKGYKPKNQNILKASELPKFNKNQIITIIGVLAMLFIVLILKINVGLASFLIGSILMVLNVADEAQSIKNIPWSVILLITGVGLFMEIVVKLGGINILATALSSIMGPRTAGPIMGITGGMMSWFSSALGVVYPTLIPTVGTIIETVGGSVTATELISTIGIAASVAGLSPASSGGALILAAIVANTECSKEEQNKIFVELFIWSVFSLALVAFIGLLGGYRIIK
- a CDS encoding CaiB/BaiF CoA transferase family protein is translated as MENRGALEGIKILDLTRVLAGPFCTMMLADMGAEVIKIEIPGKGDDTRNFGPYKNGESLYYANVNRNKKGITLNLKKPEGKELFLEMVKNADVVVENYRPGVMDKLGLGYDVLSEVNDKIIYAAVSGFGSYGPYSDRPGYDIIAQAMGGLMAISGWPGGNPTRVGNAMGDVLGGLSLTIGVLAALNGRHVTGKGQRVDVSLVDSVVASLETGTQRYFASGEIPEKLGNRYAAAYPYDSFQAKDGFFVIGCGNQKLYEILCQVMKKPELITDERFATMADRNQNHVELKEIIEQWSINFTIDEAVDTILGAGVPAAPIYDMKRLTEDDHIANVREMFVDVHHPIIGDMKVNGCHVKLSDTKPTIKWAAPTLGQDNEEVYKNILNLNKEQLDELKNNGII